Genomic window (Bacillota bacterium):
TGACACCGGAATCATATGAAATTAAGCGCCATATTGGAATAGTCATGCAAAACGTGGCAGTATATAACGAATTGACAGTATACGAAAATATTGATTATTTCTGCGGGCTTTATGTGCAGGATAAGGCTTTAAAAAAGAAGCTTGTAGATGAAGCGATTGAATTTGTCGAACTGGGTGAGTATATTAAATTCTACCCTAAAAAGCTAAGCGGCGGATTGCTAAGAAGATTAAACATAGCGTGCGGCATTGCACACAAACCAAGGTTAATAATACTGGATGAGCCTACTGTCGGAGTGGATCCCCAGAGCCGGAACAGGATTTTGGAGGGGATCGTGGAACTGAACAGGCAAGGGGCAACAATAGTTTACACTTCCCATTACATGGAGGAGGTAGAGCAGATTTGCAGCAGAATTATAATACTGGATAAAGGCAGGGCAATCGCAGCAGGCACCAAGGATGAACTTAAAGCAATGATTTCACTGGGTGAGAAGATCACTGTTGAATCCTACGGTATATCCCAGGAACAGCTTTCAGCGCTGAAAAAATTGCCAAATATTGTTTCCGTTGAATATAACAATAGCAATCGCTTGCTTTTAATCAAGTCCAAAAAGGGAGAAAACAACCTGGAAACTGTTTTGGACTTCATTAAAAAAGAGGGAATTCAGTTTGGCAAAATATATTCCGAGTTGCCTACCCTGAATGATGTTTTCCTGGAAATCACGGGAAAAGATTTAAGAGATTAAGGGGGAATCATGATGTTTGCTCATATCTTTATGTACAGGCTCAAGTGCCTTCTCCGGGATCGGGAGACTATATTCTGGACATTGATATTTCCCTTGCTCCTGGCCGTATTTTTCAATATGGCTTTTTCAAATCTGAACAACGGAGAGACATTTAAAGCAATAGATATTGCAGTTGTGGATAACGAACAATACCAGGAAGACCAATATTTCAGGTCAGCTTTAAACGAGGTTTCGCAAGGTTATGACAGGCTGTTCAACCTGGTTGTGGTTTCAAAAGATAAGGCTGAGCAGCTTCTTAATGATAATTTAATTGCCGGGTATATAGTTGTTGAAACCCCGTTAAAACTGGTTGTCAACAAATCAGGAATGAACCAGAGTATCATAAAGAACTTCCTGGACAATTATATCCAAACAGTATCCGCTGTCAATTCCATATTGACCGTTAATCCTTCCAGGCAGCAGGAGTTATTTAATGACCTGGGAAACCGGCGGCAATACGTCAAAGAGGTTCCAGGCACTAAAGCTGAACCTAATAACGTGCTTTTATATTTTTACACGTTAATTGCCATGGCATGCTTTTACGGAGGTTTTTTTGGAATGCGTGAAATCACGGATACTCAACCGAACATTTCTCCGCTTGCCGCCAGGATAAATACGGCTCCTGTTCACAAGCTAAAATTATTTGTGTACAGTATGAGTGCATCATTATTGATCCATATTGTTGAAATGCTTGTTATGCTGATGTTTTTACGCTTTGCTATCAGGATCGATTTTGGAACAAAGACAGGTTATGTTCTCCTGACCACAATTGTTGGCTCTATTGCAGGCAATACATTTGGCGCATTTATAAGTGCAATAGTAAAAAAATCCGAAAACATTAAGGTAGGCATATTGATATGCGTGAGCATGGCCGGTTCTTTCCTGGCAGGTATGATGTACCAGAATATGAAATATATC
Coding sequences:
- a CDS encoding ABC transporter ATP-binding protein, which translates into the protein MIIKVKNLVKRYGDLVALDHLSLSVREGEIFGLLGPNGSGKTTAINCILSLLKYDKGEIEVFNQPMTPESYEIKRHIGIVMQNVAVYNELTVYENIDYFCGLYVQDKALKKKLVDEAIEFVELGEYIKFYPKKLSGGLLRRLNIACGIAHKPRLIILDEPTVGVDPQSRNRILEGIVELNRQGATIVYTSHYMEEVEQICSRIIILDKGRAIAAGTKDELKAMISLGEKITVESYGISQEQLSALKKLPNIVSVEYNNSNRLLLIKSKKGENNLETVLDFIKKEGIQFGKIYSELPTLNDVFLEITGKDLRD
- a CDS encoding ABC transporter permease — translated: MFAHIFMYRLKCLLRDRETIFWTLIFPLLLAVFFNMAFSNLNNGETFKAIDIAVVDNEQYQEDQYFRSALNEVSQGYDRLFNLVVVSKDKAEQLLNDNLIAGYIVVETPLKLVVNKSGMNQSIIKNFLDNYIQTVSAVNSILTVNPSRQQELFNDLGNRRQYVKEVPGTKAEPNNVLLYFYTLIAMACFYGGFFGMREITDTQPNISPLAARINTAPVHKLKLFVYSMSASLLIHIVEMLVMLMFLRFAIRIDFGTKTGYVLLTTIVGSIAGNTFGAFISAIVKKSENIKVGILICVSMAGSFLAGMMYQNMKYIVAQKIPILSYLNPINLLTDAFYCLYYYDGFLRYTVNIGILLIFVIAFCLGIYFIIRRRKYASL